One genomic segment of Ricinus communis isolate WT05 ecotype wild-type chromosome 5, ASM1957865v1, whole genome shotgun sequence includes these proteins:
- the LOC8268718 gene encoding pentatricopeptide repeat-containing protein At4g31070, mitochondrial gives MYVIYTNSKYGLIKRFRSTLGSIRSISTIHSKIKDMVSKGLNHQILKFYKELHSSDIYANAYIIPSVIKACSFSNCHHFGIQLYSIVLKSGLDSDFVICNSFISFYAKSSCTESALKVFDTMPLKDPISWNCIINGYFQNGYFTQGFIMFKEMYECGIVPKPELVASVVSVCVRLGDMKLGRAIHALVLIDGRIAKEIFVLTSLVDWYFKSGDSLMALRVFDQIEVKNVVSWTALVSGCSANLDYNMALDCFRAMQINGVRPNRVTLIAILPAFAELGCAKTGKEIHGYAFRHGFDLDHHFLSSLIHIYCRSREGLQLAKLTFERSNVKDVVMWSSIIGSYCRSADSIEALKLFRWMRADGTEPNSVTLLAVITACTTLTSLKNGYGTHGYIVKCGLNFDTYIGNALINMYSKCGCVVASHQIFKEMHIKDSVSWSTLITAYGLHGHGKEALCLFHEMQLQGVEPDAMTFLAVLSACNHSGLVKEGQQIFDNVKKDGKVSLTVEHYACLVDLLGKSGKVDDAFDILRAMPMKPSTTIWSSLVSACKIHGRLEIAERLAQELIKSEPSNAANHTLLSMIYAESGNWFAVEDVRRLMRVQGLSKCYGFSQVSAGN, from the coding sequence ATGTATGTTATATATACAAACTCAAAATATGGTTTAATCAAGCGGTTCAGATCGACTCTTGGCTCTATACGATCAATCTCAACCATCCATTCCAAAATCAAAGATATGGTCTCAAAAGGACTTAACCACCAGATACTTAAATTCTACAAAGAACTTCATTCTTCTGATATCTATGCTAACGCCTACATTATTCCTTCAGTAATCAAAGCGTGTTCTTTCTCTAATTGCCATCATTTTGGCATTCAACTTTACAGCATTGTTCTTAAATCAGGCTTGGACTCTGATTTTGTTATTTGTAATTCCTTCATTTCATTTTATGCGAAATCATCTTGCACTGAGTCTGCACTTAAAGTGTTTGATACAATGCCTCTAAAAGATCCTATCTCTTGGAATTGTATCATAAATGGTTATTTTCAAAATGGATATTTCACTCAAGGGTTTATAATGTTTAAGGAAATGTATGAATGTGGTATTGTGCCGAAACCTGAGTTGGTTGCTAGTGTTGTATCAGTTTGTGTACGCTTAGGAGATATGAAACTTGGAAGAGCAATTCATGCACTTGTTCTTATTGATGGGAGGATTGCGAAAGAAATTTTTGTATTGACTTCTTTAGTTGATTGGTATTTTAAATCTGGTGACTCGTTAATGGCTTTACGTGTATTTGATCAAATTGAGGTGAAAAATGTAGTTTCTTGGACTGCACTGGTTTCAGGGTGCTCTGCGAATTTAGACTACAATATGGCCCTTGATTGTTTTCGAGCAATGCAGATCAATGGGGTTAGACCTAACAGGGTCACGTTGATTGCAATATTACCGGCATTTGCTGAGTTGGGTTGTGCTAAGACTGGGAAAGAAATTCATGGATATGCATTTCGACATGGATTTGATTTGGATCATCATTTTTTATCTTCTCTTATTCACATATATTGCAGAAGTAGGGAAGGTTTGCAGCTTGCTAAACTTACTTTTGAGAGATCAAATGTTAAAGATGTTGTGATGTGGAGTTCGATTATTGGGAGCTATTGTCGAAGTGCGGATAGCATTGAAGCTCTGAAGCTCTTCAGGTGGATGAGAGCAGATGGAACAGAACCAAACTCTGTGACCTTATTGGCAGTAATCACTGCCTGTACAACTTTAACTTCACTTAAGAATGGATATGGAACGCATGGCTACATTGTGAAATGTGGCTTGAACTTTGATACTTATATTGGGAATGCACTTATTAATATGTATTCAAAGTGTGGCTGTGTTGTAGCATCGCATCAAATTTTCAAAGAAATGCATATTAAAGATTCCGTGTCGTGGAGCACGTTGATCACTGCTTATGGATTACATGGTCATGGGAAAGAAGCTTTGTGTCTTTTCCATGAGATGCAATTGCAAGGAGTTGAACCAGATGCCATGACATTCCTCGCTGTATTATCAGCTTGTAATCATTCTGGCCTTGTTAAAGAGGGACAGCAGATCTTTGATAATGTGAAGAAAGATGGAAAAGTCTCACTAACTGTTGAGCATTATGCTTGCCTCGTTGATCTTCTTGGGAAGTCAGGGAAAGTTGATGATGCCTTTGATATTTTGCGAGCAATGCCTATGAAACCTAGCACAACAATATGGAGCTCTTTGGTGTCAGCTTGTAAAATTCATGGACGATTAGAAATTGCTGAAAGGCTAGCACAAGAGCTTATAAAATCAGAACCTTCAAATGCTGCCAACCACACTTTGTTGAGTATGATTTATGCTGAATCAGGTAACTGGTTTGCTGTAGAAGACGTGAGGAGGCTCATGAGAGTACAGGGACTAAGTAAATGCTATGGGTTTAGCCAGGTTTCAGCAGGAAATTAG